In Rhodothermus bifroesti, a single genomic region encodes these proteins:
- a CDS encoding TerC family protein has protein sequence MEFPLWIWIFFHVVVVVMLAIDLGVFHRSAHEVKFKEAVTWSIVWIVVALAFNVLILVLWGVVPALHFFTAYLVEKSLSADNIFVFAVIFSYFAVPPAYQHRVLFWGIIGAVLMRALFIFAGIQLLEMFHWMIYVFGAFLVYTGIRLARRNAEQVHPEHNPVLRLAQRVFPVTPTYHGQHFFVRENNQWKATPLFLALLVVESTDVMFAVDSVPAVLAITPEPFIAYTSNIFAILGLRALYFVLAGLIQRFRYLHVGLAVILAYIGCKMLVSDLFKIPAVVSLGVVALVLLISGWASLRAERRERVAHS, from the coding sequence ATGGAATTCCCCTTATGGATCTGGATTTTCTTCCACGTAGTGGTTGTGGTCATGCTAGCCATAGACCTCGGGGTGTTTCACCGAAGTGCCCATGAGGTGAAGTTTAAAGAAGCTGTTACTTGGAGTATTGTCTGGATTGTTGTGGCGCTGGCTTTTAATGTGCTGATCTTGGTGCTCTGGGGTGTAGTGCCCGCGTTGCATTTCTTTACTGCTTATCTTGTAGAAAAGTCGCTCAGCGCAGATAATATCTTTGTGTTTGCGGTGATTTTTTCCTATTTCGCGGTGCCGCCGGCCTATCAGCACCGGGTACTGTTTTGGGGCATCATAGGTGCAGTGCTTATGCGGGCGCTGTTTATTTTTGCCGGTATTCAACTGTTAGAAATGTTTCATTGGATGATTTACGTCTTTGGGGCTTTTCTGGTGTATACAGGCATTCGATTGGCTCGGCGCAATGCAGAGCAAGTGCATCCGGAGCACAACCCAGTTTTGCGCTTAGCGCAGCGTGTATTTCCGGTAACGCCTACCTATCATGGCCAGCATTTTTTTGTACGTGAGAACAACCAGTGGAAAGCAACGCCGCTTTTTCTGGCGTTACTTGTGGTGGAAAGTACCGACGTGATGTTTGCGGTTGATTCGGTACCTGCCGTGCTGGCCATTACGCCGGAGCCGTTTATTGCGTACACGTCGAATATCTTTGCCATTTTAGGGCTTCGGGCACTGTATTTTGTGCTGGCGGGCCTAATTCAGCGCTTTCGGTATCTGCACGTTGGCTTGGCTGTTATTCTGGCATACATCGGCTGCAAGATGCTGGTGTCAGATCTGTTTAAGATTCCGGCCGTGGTCTCGTTGGGGGTTGTAGCGCTGGTTTTGCTTATAAGCGGATGGGCTTCGCTGCGGGCCGAGCGGCGCGAGCGCGTGGCGCATTCTTAA
- a CDS encoding response regulator transcription factor, producing the protein MKKRILIVDDHPLVRKGLALTLEAEPDLEVCAQAASAEEALGLLDKVQPDLAIVDISLPGMSGLELIKHLQAWKQHLPVLVISRHDEALYAERAIRAGARGYVMKVEAVEVIVKAVRRVLAGGLYVSEELSERLLLSMTGHRRALETRSPVELLSDRELEVFELTGRGLTTREIAERLHLSVKTVESYRARIKAKLGLRTAAELMQHAVQWVENEGSA; encoded by the coding sequence ATGAAGAAACGCATTCTGATCGTCGACGACCACCCTCTGGTACGCAAAGGACTAGCTTTGACGCTTGAAGCTGAGCCAGACCTGGAGGTTTGTGCGCAAGCCGCCTCAGCTGAGGAAGCGCTGGGCTTGCTCGATAAGGTTCAGCCTGATTTGGCTATCGTGGACATCTCGCTGCCTGGCATGAGCGGTCTAGAGCTGATAAAGCATTTGCAGGCTTGGAAACAGCATTTACCGGTGCTGGTCATTTCGCGTCACGATGAAGCCCTCTATGCGGAACGGGCTATCCGGGCTGGGGCAAGGGGCTATGTGATGAAAGTCGAGGCCGTGGAAGTAATTGTCAAAGCAGTGCGACGCGTGCTGGCCGGGGGGCTTTACGTTAGCGAGGAGCTCAGTGAGCGCTTGCTCTTAAGTATGACGGGCCACCGGCGGGCTCTTGAAACGCGCTCGCCCGTCGAATTGCTGAGCGATCGGGAATTGGAGGTCTTTGAGCTGACCGGTCGTGGCTTAACAACCCGCGAAATCGCTGAGCGGCTGCACCTTTCGGTCAAAACCGTTGAATCCTATCGCGCCCGCATCAAAGCTAAGCTCGGGTTGCGCACCGCAGCTGAACTGATGCAACATGCGGTGCAGTGGGTAGAAAATGAGGGCTCGGCTTAA
- a CDS encoding HD domain-containing protein, which yields MYFTFAITYRCNGTVKQSRFKIFSDPVHGFISVPQNLLLDLIETPEVQRLRRIRQLGLGHLVFPGAEHTRFNHALGAMALMQEALAHLSEKGTPISAEEHLAACAAALLHDIGHGPFSHTLEHQLIEGFTHEAMSRQLLLRLNERFHGALELTIQIFDDLYPRPFFHQLVSSQLDMDRLDYLRRDSFYTGVVEGKVGVERIIKTLQVHPIEGGPDSRIVIESKGIYAVENFLIARRLMYWQVYLHKTVLAADALLRSVIRRARSLIQAGDAQAATYCAPALRFFLEHPLKAPEALGRDEVIEAFCQLDDVDVLYSIKQWSQARDAVLADLSRRFLHRRFFRTTFLPQTPSPEQLAQWRGRIAQWLVQQGIVPKTQAEEAATYYLTADASQHTAYEPVADPIPVLDRDNQIRELSRTTDAPAIDAIARFVRKPYLCLPKELPFELP from the coding sequence ATGTATTTTACGTTTGCTATAACGTATCGCTGCAACGGTACCGTGAAGCAAAGCCGCTTTAAGATCTTCTCTGATCCCGTCCATGGCTTTATTTCAGTGCCCCAAAACCTGCTGCTGGACCTCATCGAAACACCCGAGGTGCAGCGACTGCGACGCATCCGGCAGCTTGGGCTGGGTCATTTGGTTTTTCCAGGAGCCGAACACACCCGCTTTAACCATGCCCTGGGCGCCATGGCGCTCATGCAAGAAGCGCTCGCGCATCTTTCAGAGAAAGGAACGCCCATATCGGCCGAAGAACACCTGGCTGCATGTGCAGCAGCGCTCCTGCACGACATAGGCCATGGACCGTTTTCGCACACGCTCGAGCATCAGCTTATCGAGGGCTTCACCCACGAAGCCATGAGCCGACAGCTCCTTTTGCGGCTTAACGAACGTTTCCATGGCGCCCTGGAGCTGACTATTCAGATCTTCGATGACCTTTACCCACGTCCTTTCTTTCATCAGCTCGTCTCTAGCCAGCTCGATATGGACCGGCTCGATTATCTGCGCCGCGATTCCTTTTACACCGGCGTCGTTGAAGGCAAAGTGGGGGTCGAGCGCATCATTAAAACGCTTCAGGTGCACCCTATTGAGGGTGGACCAGACAGCCGCATTGTCATTGAATCTAAGGGCATCTATGCCGTAGAAAACTTTCTCATTGCGCGGCGACTGATGTACTGGCAGGTGTACCTGCACAAAACAGTGCTAGCCGCCGACGCACTGCTGCGTTCTGTCATTCGACGCGCCCGCAGCTTGATTCAAGCTGGGGATGCGCAAGCGGCCACATATTGTGCACCGGCACTTCGCTTCTTTCTCGAGCACCCCCTCAAGGCACCTGAAGCCTTGGGGCGTGACGAAGTTATCGAAGCCTTCTGCCAGCTTGATGATGTGGATGTACTCTATAGCATTAAGCAATGGAGTCAAGCGAGGGATGCGGTACTGGCTGACTTAAGCCGCCGCTTTCTCCATCGCCGCTTTTTTCGCACCACGTTTCTGCCCCAGACACCATCGCCCGAGCAACTTGCTCAGTGGCGTGGGCGCATCGCCCAATGGCTGGTACAGCAGGGTATTGTCCCCAAAACGCAAGCAGAGGAAGCCGCCACCTATTACCTCACGGCCGATGCCTCCCAGCATACTGCCTATGAACCTGTGGCTGATCCTATCCCAGTGCTTGACCGCGACAACCAAATCCGCGAGCTATCGCGCACGACCGATGCCCCAGCGATCGATGCCATAGCTCGCTTTGTACGTAAGCCTTACCTTTGCCTGCCCAAAGAGCTGCCTTTTGAACTGCCCTAA
- a CDS encoding PAS domain S-box protein — translation MDSLAVWIVGTPRSLGLRLAQFFKALGAEVTLVGAGDTLLVETLPALILLFGYPDGLRSQLEALRAAPNGEQVVIVAVPADPTTPGSLESLLAAGIDDVLDVREPSALLEARLRLLLRRARARQRRWEIERELHVRAGQQAVVAELGRRALAGLPLPLLLHHATERAAAALGVELAKVLQLLPGGQELLLIAGHGWQDGLVGTFRIPADTRSQAGYTLRVGGPVIVEDFSREERFSCPELLSRHGARAGLSVPIFVDGRAWGVLGAHTCRPRHFSADDVHFLQAVAHVLAAAIERQRHEEALRASEARYRAIVDTAADAIITIDENGHILLFNPAAEKIFGYRAEEVLGQNVSVLMPSPYREQHDRYIRNYLETGRRRIIGRGREVTGLRKDGSTFPMYLAVSEVRLPDRRLFTGIVRDLSETRRLEREILRISDEERRRIGQDLHDGLGQMLTGMALISQSLARRLAAQGRPEASELEELTDLIRQADQQARTLARSLIPVELEANGLEAALKRLASQAEQLFGVPCRLKADRKAHLSDNVAATHLYRIAQEAINNAVRHGKAKHLEIRLAADREALHLWIRDDGIGIPAELPETSGMGLRIMHYRARLLGGHLEVRRRRKGGTEVHVAIPRSGRVLPADASQVLPTSDLIP, via the coding sequence ATGGATTCGCTTGCCGTCTGGATTGTTGGAACGCCGCGCAGTTTAGGACTGCGCTTAGCGCAGTTTTTTAAAGCATTGGGGGCTGAAGTGACGCTTGTTGGTGCTGGCGATACGCTGTTGGTAGAAACCTTGCCAGCATTGATTCTGCTGTTTGGGTATCCAGACGGACTACGCAGTCAGCTCGAAGCTTTGCGTGCGGCACCTAATGGCGAACAGGTGGTCATTGTTGCGGTTCCGGCCGATCCTACAACGCCGGGTTCACTTGAAAGCTTATTGGCAGCTGGTATTGACGATGTGCTGGACGTTAGGGAGCCGTCGGCCTTGCTTGAGGCCCGGCTTCGGCTTTTGCTGCGCCGCGCACGGGCGCGGCAGCGCCGCTGGGAAATTGAGCGTGAACTGCACGTGCGTGCAGGTCAGCAGGCTGTGGTGGCCGAGCTTGGGCGCCGTGCCTTGGCTGGGCTACCGCTACCGCTCTTGCTGCATCACGCAACCGAGCGTGCAGCAGCAGCATTAGGCGTTGAGCTGGCTAAGGTGCTTCAGCTGCTTCCCGGTGGTCAAGAACTGCTGCTGATAGCTGGACATGGTTGGCAAGACGGGTTGGTCGGTACCTTTCGCATTCCGGCCGACACCCGTTCGCAAGCCGGCTACACGCTACGCGTTGGAGGTCCAGTAATCGTTGAAGATTTCTCCCGTGAAGAACGCTTTTCTTGTCCGGAGCTGCTCAGCCGTCATGGCGCCCGGGCTGGACTGAGTGTACCGATCTTTGTGGATGGACGCGCTTGGGGTGTGCTGGGGGCTCATACCTGTAGACCTCGTCACTTTTCTGCAGACGACGTGCATTTTTTGCAGGCTGTAGCCCACGTGCTTGCTGCCGCTATTGAACGCCAGCGGCATGAGGAGGCTCTGCGTGCCAGTGAAGCTCGCTACCGTGCCATTGTGGATACAGCAGCTGATGCCATCATCACTATCGACGAAAACGGGCATATCTTGCTTTTTAATCCAGCTGCTGAAAAAATTTTTGGCTATCGGGCTGAAGAAGTGCTCGGTCAAAACGTATCCGTACTCATGCCTTCTCCTTATCGGGAGCAGCACGACCGATACATCCGTAACTATCTCGAAACCGGTCGCCGGCGCATCATTGGACGTGGCCGTGAGGTTACCGGTTTGCGCAAAGACGGCAGCACGTTTCCCATGTACCTGGCCGTCAGTGAAGTGCGCCTCCCGGATCGAAGGCTGTTTACCGGTATCGTGCGTGATCTTTCCGAAACGCGGCGTTTGGAGCGCGAAATCCTCCGCATCAGCGATGAAGAGCGTCGGCGTATCGGGCAAGATCTGCACGACGGTCTTGGGCAAATGCTGACTGGTATGGCGCTTATCAGCCAGAGCCTAGCGCGACGGCTAGCCGCTCAGGGGCGGCCTGAGGCCAGCGAACTCGAAGAACTCACGGACCTAATCCGACAGGCCGATCAACAGGCCCGAACGCTGGCCCGCAGTCTTATTCCGGTAGAGCTTGAAGCCAATGGGCTTGAAGCAGCACTGAAACGCTTGGCCAGCCAAGCCGAGCAGCTTTTTGGCGTGCCGTGCAGGCTCAAAGCAGATCGCAAGGCTCACTTGTCGGACAACGTAGCGGCCACACACCTCTATCGCATTGCCCAAGAAGCAATCAATAATGCCGTGCGTCACGGCAAGGCCAAACACCTAGAGATTCGCCTAGCAGCAGATCGTGAAGCCTTGCATCTATGGATCCGTGATGATGGCATAGGCATCCCTGCCGAACTACCCGAAACCTCCGGAATGGGCTTGCGGATTATGCACTACCGCGCTCGCCTTTTAGGGGGCCATTTGGAAGTGCGGCGTCGGCGCAAGGGAGGAACTGAAGTGCATGTGGCCATTCCCCGCAGCGGACGGGTATTGCCTGCCGATGCATCCCAAGTACTTCCTACAAGCGATCTAATTCCCTAA
- a CDS encoding UvrD-helicase domain-containing protein: MSESPPFELITASAGSGKTHQLTLRLLRRLDALADALPRLLALTFTNNAAREMRRRVFRYLKQAALGDPETLNLLQEALGRDADAVADWAREAIALLLTQYRAFQVMTIDRFVGRLLRSVAHELGWLSSFELVLDSQVLFEEAFAQIAAEEAALLAELSDLLEKGDYLWDPYTRLRAEVHRLYELLLHWPLDPPATCIDPQESNDLRVELERVACAMKQRMAPFLAQGLELRSHFQRLLEDAQAGNLDKLVGRSLDQEAFKKHKNKSQGEAALEPLRALLSQIVQRYVYWLARSRPAPYMQLYHRIRPRLRQHQQETGQVLLGEGTRNLLELLFKGVELLEQRWGYLPEHLLLDEFQDTSPAQWAVLEQLARRALQNNGSLFIVGDTKQAIYGFRGGDWQIMAGLQQCPCFHGTPITVKTLETNYRSDGQIVQFVEQLFRERAPALFQGDIERQYFVASGLNRVGQQVRPGREEAGYVTYRRLEADDARENLLQLLEEIKQRGYRWQDVAVLVPRNRDAVQVSTWLTAKNIAVLSHSSLDVRRQPVIDGVRALLRFLDVPIDDLAFGSVLLSPLLQNILDTAQIHDFLLKYRDKEPRYTAFREAFPEIWAQYFEPLFTRVGYLPVYDLTVELYRIWQLFERFPEEEAALAKWLEVVHVFEASGQGGLRELLAKVAASLEDDDWDLPVAEGQDAVTVMTVHKAKGLQFPVVVVLWFLSRPSREAFTLIGDEQGRPQLWALLQDYEKHNSDLAALRRRTQAMGLIDELCRVYVALTRAEHELHVRVVVNSEKGAQLAAFWPTEAGTWGKPTPANVHSSELKPSVVLRQGVAVWDPKALAPPAWDSHALRLGELCHAVLARLHTLEADLENQLVRALQDALAQHPEWVKLQKEAHDLLLACLRRAEIRELFTPRDGQTVHTEWEVVDATGALRRIDRLLLSADEVVVVDFKTGAPNQEHHVQLQDYARLVSALWPERQVRSCLVYVHPSPNVVWNA, from the coding sequence ATGTCGGAGTCTCCACCCTTTGAGTTGATTACGGCCTCGGCCGGATCAGGAAAAACGCACCAGCTTACGCTACGCTTACTTCGGAGGCTGGATGCGTTAGCGGATGCCCTACCCCGCTTACTGGCGCTGACGTTTACGAACAACGCGGCCCGCGAAATGCGTCGTCGCGTGTTTAGGTATCTAAAGCAGGCAGCCTTAGGTGATCCCGAAACGCTAAACTTACTGCAGGAAGCCTTGGGCCGCGATGCTGATGCGGTTGCGGACTGGGCACGGGAGGCCATAGCGCTGTTGCTGACCCAGTATAGGGCATTCCAAGTGATGACGATCGATCGCTTTGTTGGACGTCTGTTGCGCAGCGTTGCCCATGAACTGGGTTGGTTATCTTCTTTTGAGCTTGTGCTCGACAGCCAGGTGCTTTTTGAAGAAGCCTTTGCACAGATAGCTGCCGAGGAAGCTGCGCTGCTGGCAGAGCTAAGCGATTTACTGGAGAAGGGGGATTACCTTTGGGATCCGTACACCAGGCTGCGCGCAGAGGTCCACCGGCTCTACGAGCTACTGCTGCACTGGCCTTTGGATCCTCCTGCAACTTGTATCGATCCTCAGGAATCTAACGACCTACGCGTTGAGCTCGAGCGTGTAGCCTGTGCAATGAAGCAGCGCATGGCGCCGTTTTTGGCGCAGGGGTTAGAGCTACGTAGCCACTTTCAGCGTCTGCTGGAAGATGCGCAAGCAGGCAACTTAGATAAGTTGGTCGGCCGCAGTCTAGATCAGGAAGCTTTCAAAAAACACAAAAATAAATCCCAAGGGGAAGCAGCGCTCGAGCCGTTACGAGCGCTGCTCAGCCAAATCGTGCAGCGCTATGTCTACTGGCTGGCACGGTCGCGCCCAGCCCCTTATATGCAGCTCTACCATCGAATTCGGCCGCGTTTGCGCCAGCATCAGCAAGAGACGGGGCAGGTATTGCTCGGGGAAGGTACGCGCAACCTGCTAGAATTACTGTTCAAAGGAGTTGAGCTTCTCGAACAACGATGGGGTTATTTGCCCGAGCATCTGCTACTGGACGAGTTTCAGGATACGTCGCCTGCGCAATGGGCTGTACTTGAGCAGCTAGCTAGGCGAGCTTTGCAAAACAACGGTAGCCTGTTTATCGTTGGGGATACCAAGCAGGCAATCTATGGCTTCCGAGGGGGTGATTGGCAGATTATGGCGGGCTTGCAGCAATGCCCGTGTTTTCATGGCACGCCTATCACCGTGAAGACCTTGGAGACAAATTACCGAAGCGATGGGCAAATCGTCCAGTTTGTTGAACAGCTGTTTCGAGAGCGGGCCCCTGCCTTATTCCAAGGAGACATCGAAAGGCAGTACTTTGTTGCCAGTGGGCTTAATCGGGTGGGGCAGCAGGTGCGTCCTGGTCGGGAGGAAGCCGGCTACGTGACGTACAGGCGTCTGGAGGCTGACGATGCACGAGAAAACCTATTGCAGTTGTTAGAAGAGATCAAGCAGCGGGGTTATCGGTGGCAGGATGTAGCAGTGCTGGTGCCGCGTAACCGTGATGCAGTGCAGGTAAGCACCTGGCTGACCGCAAAGAATATTGCGGTGCTGTCGCACAGCAGTCTAGATGTGCGGCGGCAGCCGGTAATCGATGGTGTGCGGGCACTGTTGCGGTTTTTAGATGTGCCGATCGACGACTTAGCGTTTGGGTCGGTGCTTTTGAGTCCGTTATTGCAAAATATTTTAGACACTGCACAAATCCACGATTTTTTACTAAAATATCGCGATAAGGAGCCGCGCTACACCGCTTTTCGCGAGGCTTTTCCTGAAATTTGGGCGCAATACTTTGAGCCGCTCTTTACCCGTGTAGGCTATCTGCCTGTGTATGACCTGACGGTAGAGCTCTACCGCATCTGGCAACTTTTTGAACGTTTCCCGGAAGAAGAAGCAGCCTTGGCCAAATGGCTGGAGGTGGTGCATGTCTTTGAGGCTTCTGGACAAGGTGGGTTGCGCGAGCTGCTTGCCAAGGTTGCGGCGTCTTTGGAAGACGACGACTGGGATTTACCGGTGGCTGAAGGACAAGATGCGGTTACAGTGATGACCGTCCATAAGGCCAAGGGGCTCCAGTTTCCCGTAGTGGTGGTGCTCTGGTTTCTTTCTCGTCCTTCCAGAGAGGCTTTTACGCTGATAGGCGATGAGCAAGGGCGGCCACAGCTATGGGCATTGCTTCAGGATTATGAAAAGCACAACTCGGATTTGGCCGCGCTACGTCGGCGCACCCAGGCGATGGGCCTCATCGATGAGCTTTGCCGCGTCTACGTGGCTCTCACGCGCGCTGAGCACGAGCTGCACGTGCGTGTTGTGGTAAACAGCGAAAAGGGCGCGCAGTTGGCAGCTTTCTGGCCAACCGAGGCTGGCACCTGGGGAAAGCCTACACCTGCAAACGTGCATTCGTCGGAGCTTAAGCCTTCCGTTGTTTTGCGCCAAGGCGTGGCGGTTTGGGATCCCAAAGCACTAGCCCCCCCAGCCTGGGATTCCCATGCACTGCGGCTTGGCGAATTATGCCATGCGGTGCTGGCGCGGCTGCACACCCTTGAGGCAGACCTAGAAAACCAGCTGGTCCGGGCTTTACAGGATGCACTGGCACAGCATCCTGAATGGGTCAAGCTGCAAAAAGAAGCCCACGACTTGCTTCTAGCATGTTTACGGCGTGCGGAGATTCGGGAATTATTTACGCCCCGCGATGGGCAAACCGTACACACAGAGTGGGAGGTGGTCGATGCTACCGGCGCCTTGCGGCGCATTGATCGCTTGCTGCTGAGCGCTGATGAAGTTGTGGTGGTGGACTTTAAAACCGGAGCGCCCAATCAGGAGCATCACGTGCAGCTTCAGGATTATGCGCGGCTTGTGTCGGCACTGTGGCCCGAGCGACAGGTCAGGTCCTGCTTGGTTTATGTCCATCCGAGCCCAAACGTGGTATGGAACGCGTAA